The nucleotide window ACTCTCAGAGGAGAAGTTATGAGCAAAAACATAGACGCCATAAACACAGCTGTAGCTTCCTTGGTGGGCGGggtctgcagcaggaaacaggaagtcagcagagtgattgacagctggctggGTGTAGTTGTTTGCTGTGTTGGAGGAGAAGGTGAGCTGGAAGGAGCCTCCTGGGTACTGAGGCTGGACGGAGCAGCTGATGGTGAAGTTGGAGCCCCGACGCACCTGAAACCCCTGCTGCTGGGCCTCGGAGACCCTGTCCATGGTAGAAGACACAGAGATGATTGGCTGAACCAGCAggtctgtaaacacagagagatgatgaatccttcttcctctgtgagaagctgaatgttattttctcctcatttgtttgttcaaattaaGGCCTTTTCTTGCTACACACAGACTACTCATGTGTGTACGACCCCTGTGACCACTAGAGGGCCCCGTTGCACCAACGTATTTCTTCTCTCCTCAAATATAAATTAAACCAAACGTCCTTTTGTGTCGatctaaaatacaaacattattaAAGCTCACAAtggctaaaataaaatgtgtgtatagatcaaaaagcagtttttaatCCGAGAGCTCTTTGTCTTACAAGCAGGGCTGTAGTGGAGGCTAAACTCACGTAAACGCCGTTTACCCACCTCTCAAATTCTGAAACAGTGTTTAAGCAAACTTTccatcactttacagctgttagCTCAGACTGGCTTCCTACCACAGTTTCTGTTGGAGCTTCTAGGagcgcttgttttgttttctgttggaaCATTGTGTCCTTTTATGAGACACGGAGACGTCTGTTACTGTTAACACGGACCAACAAACCACCAACGACTCCTGCTGCGCTGGTGTTAAAACAAACGAACCCTCCGTGCTGAAGCTAGCAGGCGGACTGGAGCTGCTTTCATGAGACAGAcgaatgaatcagagttcagaggatcatatatgacattaactgacatgtgcagcatcaaataataatctgtcagacaaaagacaacaaagtaaGTAGCTAGAAAAACTCTTCAGTGAAGCAGAAGTTTTAtaaattgacattagtgttgtttaagcgtccagtttatctgctgctgctttacattacagtaatgttaatgtagctgaTAGTTTGATAGCTTGACTGCTGATGTATTCACACTGTGTGTCGTTggtccacaattactgtaattaacaccgtacaagttaaagttctgcttcatgctctgtcagactCTTAAGAggaagctttttacatttccagactgagtgaaggaatcaggagagacgAGACAGAAGTGATGAAGAATCACAGGATGTAACGttaatggtgttgaaagaaaaacaaggagaaagtaaagaactgaCTGAAGAATTTTGTTTATTGCTGCTCATGAATTTAtagtttattcaaaacattttgatcaaaatattttattttgtttatagtttgttttgatCTTGATGTTAATGCAGCTAAATTCCTTAAATAAGgttttttatgagtaaaaagtagaatttgtTGTCATATATATGCAGATGGAATATGATGCAGATTTGGTTTGAGTAGAAACGGCTTTGGTTGAAATAATTGAACGTTGATCAGTGAGAGGtgatcacacaacacagagaactcctacattcatgtgtaatacagaggagtcagagagcagaggaggaaacagattaacatcctcagctgccttcagatcagacagaaaacagctgatcaacATGTTAATAAGACATTCATACAAAACTGCACGCACAAtagtttccatcagaaacaagtagtgaacacaacactgacatatcatcagcttttaacttgatatattgaacttgttagcaaacagttgcttatttgtttAGGCTGCAAGCAACAAGTATATTAATTAGTAATGTAGTTGTTGCTTGtaaggtggatgtgactgagctgctcaggagaactgcagggtgtgtgagtgaaccacagcaggttgcttaaagctgcagattgtcTCAGTTTGAAGCAATGAGCCTCCAGGAACAAGCTAACTTCTCTACCCTTTAGGATGCCGTCGTCCTGGATAAGTTTACAGTTCAGTCCAATGGAAACCAGCGACCAGAGGAGGTCCGTCAGGACCTTCAGGACCTTCTCTGCAGGCCCGACCGTTTATGAGAGGTGTCATTATTagttcataaaatattacacatcagtaattatgaggttattaaaacaattttatttaattagttattaaaataatttatgtgatttttaaaaaactgttatGTTTGATTTCAGTTACTATCATAACCATAAACCCAGTATCTGGAGCTAGAACTGGATGTGTCTGCCTCTGCCTTtgcctcacgcaggactcacacaggactcacgtaggactcacgcaggactcacacaggactcacgtaggactcacgcgggactcacgcaggactcacgcgggactcacgcaggactcacgcgggactcacgtGGGACTCTCtcgggactcacgcaggactcatgcaggactcacgcaggactcacgcgggactcacgcaggactcatgcgggactcacgcaggactcacgcgggactcacgcaggactcacgcaggactcacgtggGGCTCTCTcgggactcacgtaggactcatgcaggactcatgcaggactcacgcaggcagGCATTGCAGAAAGGAACGgaggatggattttgttttccagtgactggtgagtcctgctgtattaattatctatagaggtgattaagattgttgttggtaatgctggactttgctgctgtgagaaatatggcctaatttctatctttcagaaaatctttcctttattgtctttttgttgagcAACATGAGTGAACGTTTACCATCGGAAGACCGGGTTGGCAGTTTAGctaatgcatgtgtgggagaaataaccaggttagcatagtttcagcttgttgagccGGTGCTTTGAGTACATTTGTTAACAGGTGTCAGAAGGTGATTTTGTAATGGACTTATTCTTAATGAcgtagtttttatattgtttagatgttagttgttggtgatgagtgcacttcagcctcttttaCACAGCTGTTCAAAGCGGGAATACTGCGCCTGtaatccgcctcgctgttctgtgtGACAGCCGACACGGCGGGACCGGGAGCTGACGCTGTTGTttagcccgtattcagaccacatcaggcggtgcggcgtacagctgcagggttgaggaggtgtgcggggatgcaggtgtgtttgtgctttggaAAGTAACcattgtgaaacaatcagaaaataacgttttaatgatctgattcatcagcttcctcactaacgttactagcgctccctctctccattcactctctagctcactcgaccacagctgctctctctctctctctctctctcgtcttttttaaaatgagttgggaagccgacagaaaagtctaacttaactttaaagttgtcaaacaaagagaaatgtcctcccctcgtcctagtaaggtctctttacttgcttatggcagagtttacagctctgatcagtctgatctccgtcaCGCCTCTGAATCCAGAACGCCGCTACACTATGAAAAGCTCACACGGAGGCGGCTTTATGCCGACtcactgtaaaaaagtaaaggcaaaggcgtctttatggctataatgcatttctctgtatagaagaggtgtgtgtgtgtgtgtgtgtgtgtgtgtgtgtgtgtgcaagaccCCACAGTCCGCTACTGCCACtgactatcactgtgacagaggaaggaaaatattactgtcatagatgatgtcactgatggacttacctgagcaggtgagctccacgatggaggaagaggaaaatggTAATGATACTGCACAGTCCCTCAGTGCAGATCCAGACTGAACACAGTAAGGACTGATCGACCATACAGATCTGTATGAGGCTtcatttctgcttcctgttgaaacagcagagccacagtccagatctctgcaggctgctgctgcttccttcAGGGTCCAGTCAGAGTCCCACACTGGTCTCCACTCTATtcgtttcacctccagtgtacctgcacagcgactggctcctcccaccaacctgacaggctctgaacagaaacaagagagtcatcagtaaaagaataaagtgagtttcattagaacagaaatgaagccaaatcaaagctgcagctcctcttctacctgagcaggtgagtccaacagctttgccaggtgagcaggtgcttctagctgagtctgatcttccacagtccaggagagcagactcatggcctccacactggaactctttggtccacatcggagcctccacttctccatagagcgccccccggaggactgaaggagccccacagctgagctccctacagaccacctctgcatcctgctggtcaaagtcagcttcacacactgaggaccacgactgctcagacttcacctccagtctgcctgaacacagactagtcccattcaccagcctgacagagtctggagagagagaaccatcatTAGTTTGGGGAATATTTACCTGCAACATTCATACCAATAAAACTTTTTCTGAATATGAAAGTAAGaactgataaagagagagagcacattcatacctgactcaagtctttatttatagGAAATATTTCAAGCTATTTGTAGGATTTGAACTTGTCTTACTCAGGCTCCATCTTGTGGGAGCATTgtgggaaagagaaacacatagaagcagcccagatgtcaggtgatggagacacatgaacacattaaagcaggaggcagaacaAACTGGTAAAGTCTGACTTCCACCTGTatgtagatgaattactgttctgaaaatatctttaaaagcacaaactgttatccaaatgtaaactaaaggacatcctaacaaacaaaagtcaaagcacaagattaaaacctgctataaaaggactaACAGATCTTTGAATACAGgcactaacactacacaacaactctattaacatgatgatttctacagctgttaaaaggtgggtgacctcagtaactgttggaaacacagcactaaaactgacagatagtttctgttataaacactaaatgctgattcatctagaagtcaaactgttgtcttgatttggctttaagtttgagGAAATGAGTTCCTCTTAAGTCAGTTGAGTTGTTTagttatattacaaacatggATCTATATTAAGGAGCATATAGACGGTGTGGCTGAGGTAAGGTAGGGTTTACTCAAGCTTTTTTTTACCACTACAGCCCTGCTCACAACAAACCAGTTTCACAGTCATCATCAGATTCTCACATGTTGACGTACTGACGTTGATGGCTGAGTTGGTCaagtctgacagtctgacagtgacatcactagATCAAGGACAACgtttacacacatatttgatGCACTGTCACTATGGTTTGCAAAAGGACTTATccttcagtgatgatgatgatgataactgaaagtcttctgttttaatcttcatagtgataattgtgtgtaatttgttatttctttgtaATTCATTTGCACCTTTAGTTTCATTAGGCCCTAAAAATAATACTGTAGTTGTCTGATTTGGGATCAGACTTGATCTTGCTGGTGTCACTTCATTACActcaattttatgtttattcttgttcatcaatttatagtttattcaaaacattttgttcaaaatattttattttgtttatagtttgttttgatCTTGATGTTAATGCAGCTAAATTCCTTAAATGAAgttttttatgagtaaaaagtagaatttgtTGTCATATATATGCAGATGGAATATGATGCAGATTTGGTTTGAGTAGAAACGGctttggttgaaataaatgaacGTTGATCAGTGAGAGGtgatcacacaacacagagaactcctacattcatgtgtaatacagaggagtcagagagcagaggaggaaacagattaacatcctcagctgccttcagatcagacagaaaacagctgatcaacATGTTAATAAGACATTCATACAACACTGCACGCACAAtagtttccatcagaaacaagtagtgaacacaacactgacatatcatcagcttttaacttgatatattgaacttgttagcaaacagttgcttatttgtttAGGCTGCAAGCAACAAGTATATTAATTAGTAATGTAGTTGTTGCTTGtaaggtggatgtgactgagctgctcaggagaactgcagggtgtgtgagtgaaccacagcaggttgcttaaagctgcagattgtcTCAGTTTGAAGCAATGAGCCTCCAGGAACAAGCTAACTTCTCTACCCTTTAGGATGCCGTCGTCCTGGATAAGTTTACAGTTCAGTCCAATGGAAACCAGCGACCAGAGGAGGTCCGTCAGGACCTTCAGGACCTTCTCTGCAGGCCCGACCGTTTATGAGAGGTGTCATTATTagttcataaaatattacacatcagtaattataaggttattaaaacaattttatttaattagttattaaaataatttatgtgatttttaaaaaactattttgtttgatttcagttaCTATCATAACCATAAACCCAGTATCTGGAGCTAGAACTGGATGTGTCTGCCTtgcgcaggactcacgcaggactcacgtaggactcacgcgggactcacacaggactcacgtaggactcacgtagAACTCATGCGGGACTCAtgcgggactcacgcaggactcatgcgggactcatgcaggactgaggtaggactcacacaggactcacgcgggactcacacaggactcacgcaggactcatgcgggactcatgcaggactgaggtaggactcacgtaggactcacgcgggactcacacaggactcacgcaggactcatgcaggactgaggtaggactcacgtaggactcatgcgggactcacacaggactcacgcaggactcatgcgggactcacacaggactcacgtaggactcacacgggactcacacaggactcacgtaggactcatgCGGGACTCATGCGGGACTTACGCAGGACTCATGCGGGACTCAcacaggactcacgtaggactcacacgggactcacacaggactcacgcaggactcatgcgGGACTCATGCGGGACTTACGCAGGACTCATGCGGGACTCAcacaggactcacgtaggactcacacaggactcacgcaggactcatgcgGGACTCATGcgggactcacgcgggactcacgcgggactcacacaggactcacgtaggactcacgcaggcctCACGCAGGACTTACGCCGGACTCACGCaagactcacgcaggactcacgcaggacttacgcaggactcacgcaggacttaCGCAGGACTCACggaggactcacgcaggacttaCGCAGGACttacgcaggactcacgcaggactcatgcaggactcacgcaggactcacgcaggactcaggTAGGATTCACGCGGGACTCTCGCgagactcacgcaggactcacgtaggactcacgcaggtctcatgCAGGCCTCATGCAGGACTGAGGTAGGACTCACgtgggactcacgcaggactcatgcaggactcatgcaggactgaggtaggactcacgcaggactcacgcaggactcacgcaggactcacgcgggactcacgcgggactcacgtaggactcatgCGGGACTCTCGCGAGACTCACGCAggcctcacgcaggactcacgcaggactcacgcaggactcacgtggGACTCATGCGGGACTCTCGCGAGACTCACGCAggcctcacgcaggactcacgcaggactcacgcaggattcacgcaggtctcacgcaggactcatgcaggtctcacgcaggactcacgcaggactcacgcaggcagGCATTGCAGAAAGGAACGgaggatggattttgttttccagtgactgGTGAGTCCTGCTGTATTAATTATCTATAGAGGTGATTAAGATTGTTGTTGGTAATGCTCgactttgctgctgtgagaaatatggcctaatttctatctttcagaaaatcttcatttattgtctttttgttgagcAACATGAGTGAACGTTTACCATCGGAAGACCGGGTTGGCAGTTTAGctaatgcatgtgtgggagaaataaccaggttagcatagtttcagcttgttgagccGGTGCTTTGAGTACATTTGTTAACAGGTGTCAGAAGGTGATTTTGTAATGGACTTATTCTTAATGAcgtagtttttatattgtttagatgttagttgttggtgatgagtgcacttcagcctcttttaCACAGCTGTTCAAAGCGGGAATACTGCGCCTGtaatccgcctcgctgttctgtgtGACAGCCGGCACGGCGGGACCGGGAGCTGACGCTGTTGTttagcccgtattcagaccacatcaggcggtgcggcgtacagctgcagggttgaggaggtgtgcgggggtgcaggtgtgtttgtgctttggaAAGTAACcgttgtgaaacaatcagaaaataacgttttaatgATCTGATTCATCAGCTTCCTCACTCACGTtactagcgctccctctctccattcactctctagctcactcgaccacagctgctctctctctctctctctctcgtcttttttaaaatgagtcgggaagccaacagaaaagtctaacttaactttaaagttgtcaaacaaagagaaatgtcctcccctcgtcctagtaacgtctctttacttgcttatggcagagtttacagctctgatcagtctgatctccatCACGCCTCTGAATCCAGAACGCCGCTACGCTATGAAAAGCTCACATGGAGGCGGCTTTATGCCGACtcactgtaaaaaagtaaaggcaaaggcgtctttatggctataatgcatttctctgtatagaagaggtgtgtgtgtgtgtgtgtgtgtgtgtgtgtgtgtaagaccCCACAGTCCGCTACTGCCACtgactatcactgtgacagaggaaggaaaatattactgtcatagatgatgtcactgatggacttacctgagcaggtgagctccacgatggaggaagaggaatatGATGATGCACATTCCCTCAGTGCAGATCCAGAATGAACACAGTCAGATCTGATCCTCCATACAGATCTGTCTGAGGCTtcatttctgcttcctgttgaaacagcagagccacagtccagatctctgcaggctgctgctgctgccttcaggGTCCAGTAAAAGTCCCTCACTGGTCTCCACTCTGAttgtttcacctccagtgtacctgcacagcgactggctcctcccaccaacctgatgctctgtggctctgaacagaaacaagagagtcatcagtaaaagaataaagtgagtttcattagaacagaaatgaagccaaatcaaagctgcagctcctcttctacctgagcaggtgagtccaacagctttgccaggtgagcaggtgcttctagctgagtctgatcttccacagtccaggagagcagactcatggcctccacactggaactctttggtccacatcggagcctccacttctccatagagcgccccctggaggactgaaggagccccacagccgagctccctacagaccacctctgcatcctgctggtcaaagtcagcttcacacactgaggaccacgactgctcagacttcacctccagtctgcctgaacacagactagttccattcaccagcctgacagagtctggagagagagaaccatcatTAGTTTGGGGAATATTTACCTGCAACATTCATACCAATAAAGCTTTTTAGAATATGAAAGTAAGaactgataaagagagagagcacattcataccggactcaagtctttatttatagaaaatatttcaagctaTTTGTAGGATTTGAACTTGTCTTACTCAGGCTCCATCTTGTGGGAGCATTGTGGGAAAGAGAAACATATAGAAGCAGCCCAGAcgtcaggtgatggagacacatgaacacattaaagcaggaggcagaacaAACTGGTAAAGTCTGACTTCCACCTGTatgtagatgaattactgttctgaaaatatctttaaaagcacaaactgttatccaaatgtaaactaaaggacatcctaacaaacaaaagtcaaagcacaagattaaaacctgctataaaaggactaACAGATCTTTGAATACAGgcactaacactacacaacaactctattaacatgatgatttctacagctgttaaaaggtgggtgacctcagtaactgttggaaacacagcactaaaactgacagatagtttctgttataaacactaaatgctgattcatctagaagtcaaactgttgtcttgatttggctttaagtttAAGGAAATGAGTTCCTCTTAAGTCAGTTGAGTTGTTTagttatattacaaacatggATCTATATTAAGGAGCATATAGACGGTGTGGCTGAGGTAAGGTAGGGTTTACTCAAGCTTTTTTTTACCACTACAGCCCTGCTCACAACAAACCAGTTTCACAGTCATCATCAGATTCTCACATGTTGACGTACTGACGTTGATGGCTGAGTTGGTCaagtctgacagtctgacagtgacatcactagATCAAGGACAACgtttacacacatatttgatGCACTGTCACTATGGTTTGCAAAAGGACTTATccttcagtgatgatgatgatgataactgaaagtcttctgttttaatcttcatagtgataattgtgtgtaatttgttatttctttgtaATTCATTTGCACCTTTAGTTTCATTAGGCCCTAAAAATAATACTGTAGTTGTCTGATTTGGGATCAGACTTGATCTGGCTGGTGTCACTTTATTACActcaattttatgtttattcttgttaatcaatttatagtttattcaaaacattttgttcaaaatattttattttgtttatagtttgttttgatCTTGATGTTAATGCAGCTAAATTCCTTAAATAAGgttttttatgagtaaaaagtagaatttgtTGTCATATATATGCAGATGGAATATGATGCAGATTTGGTTTGAGTAGAAACGGctttggttgaaataaatgaacGTTGATCAGTGAGAGGtgatcacacaacacagagaactcctacattcatgtgtaatacagaggagtcagagagcagaggaggaaacagattaacatcctcagctgccttcagatcagacagaaaacagctgatccACATGTTAATAAGACATTCATACAACACTGCACGCACAAtagtttccatcagaaacaagtagtgaacacaacactgacatatcatcagcttttaacttgatatattgaacttgttagcaaacagttgcttatttgttCAGGCAGCAAGCAACAAGTATATTAATTAGTAATGTAGTTGTTGCTTGtaaggtggatgtgactgagctgctcaggcgaactgcagggtgtgtgagtgaaccacagcaggttgcttaaagctgcagattgtcTCAGTTTGAAGCAATGAGCCTCCAGGAACAAGCTAACTTCTCTACCCTTTAGGATGCCGTCGTCCTGGATAAGTTTACAGATCAGTCCAATGGAAACCAGCGACCAGAGGAGGTCCGTCAGGACCTTCAGAACCTTCTCTGCAGGCCCGACCGTTTATGAGAGGTGTCATTATTagttcataaaatattacacatcagtaattataaggttattaaaacaattttatttaattagttattaaaataatttatgtgatttttaaaaaatattttgtttgatttcagttaCTATCATAACCATAAACCCAGTATCTGGAGCTAGAACTGGATGTGTCTGCCTCTGCCTTtgcctcacgcaggactcacgcaggactcacgcaggactcacataggactcacgcgggactcacgcaggactcacgcaggactcacgcaggactcacataggactcacgcgggactcacacaggactcacgcaggactcacataggactcacgcgggactcacataggactcacgcaggact belongs to Thunnus thynnus unplaced genomic scaffold, fThuThy2.1 SCAFFOLD_42, whole genome shotgun sequence and includes:
- the LOC137179151 gene encoding scavenger receptor cysteine-rich type 1 protein M130-like; the protein is MLQVNIPQTNDGSLSPDSVRLVNGTSLCSGRLEVKSEQSWSSVCEADFDQQDAEVVCRELSCGAPSVLRGALYGEVEAPMWTKEFQCGGHESALLDCGRSDSARSTCSPGKAVGLTCSEPVRLVGGASRCAGTLEVKRPEWRPVEDSDWTLKEAAAVCRVLDCGSAVSTGSRNEASRRSVWRIDSDCVHSGSALRECASSYSSSSIVELTCSDSVRLVNGTSLCSGRLEVKSEQSWSSVCEADFDQQDAEVVCRELGCGAPSVLQGALYGEVEAPMWTKEFQCGGHESALLDCGRSDSARSTCSPGKAVGLTCSEPQSIRLVGGASRCAGTLEVKQSEWRPVRDFYWTLKAAAAACRDLDCGSAVSTGSRNEASDRSVWRIRSDCVHSGSALRECASSYSSSSIVELTCSDSVRLVNGTSLCSGRLEVKSEQSWSSVCEADFDQQDAEVVCRELSCGAPSVLRGALYGEVEAPMWTKEFQCGGHESALLDCGRSDSARSTCSPGKAVGLTCSEPVRLVGGASRCAGTLEVKRIEWRPVWDSDWTLKEAAAACRDLDCGSAVSTGSRNEASYRSVWSISPYCVQSGSALRDCAVSLPFSSSSIVELTCSGKSISDIIYDSNIFLPLSQ